The genomic window ATTTACCGACTTGTATCTGATAAAAGCTGTAACGAACAAGGAACAATACAAAGAGGAAAGCTTAATGAAGCAAGGAACTTAGACTTTGAGATCCTAATAGCTCCGGCTAGTGCGATTGAAAGAGGACATAACATAGTAGATGAATGTGGGCATTCTTTATTCTCGGCGCTTTTTTATTTAGTAAGACCAATGGATGTTCCAAGAGACATCGAAAATATTGTTAGCAACTTGAATGGGGCGGTATATGAGTATGCTCACAAGAAGCATTATACTAACGTATATACACATCTTCAAGAGTTGACAGAGTATGCAAATTCAGTCTGGATTGAAGAATTTGAGAACTACTACTCAATAGCGAATTATCCCAAAAGACGAAAAGAAGAAATTGTAGTGTCCAGATTGGTCTTAATCGTACAAATATATGGAAGACTGTTAAGAATCACAGATTTAGATAGAATACCACCAAAGTTATTTTTCTTAGATGGCGCATTTACGGCCAATGAAATTAATGATTTTGACCTATTGAAAGAAATAGAAGAATATCTAGATAAAAATATAAACAGAAAAGATGTCGGGGTAATCGTCGAAAGACTATACGGTGCATTCTACAAAGCCTTGAAGAGGGGGAACGTCAATGTTCAAAACAATTAAACCATTAGCATTTAGGGTCAGAGCGAACCTTGATGTATCGTTATATGTTCTTAAAATGCCAGAACAATGGGTGATCAATTTTTATGGAGATTTTGTTGATAATACTAGAAATAAACGTTTGCTTAAGACGAAACAAATGGAAGAATTATTTAGAGCGTTGACGCCTGATATTTTGTATGTAGGTGATTTCTATAACAACTATACAGATAATAGCTGGATCATTAGTACAAGCATTTTGGATAAGAAAATTATCTTTAACGTAGTTAAATCTTGGGCAAGTTTTGTTAAGTATGATTTAAAATCACCTGATTTAATTGAAACATTTGAAGAGTGGGAGAGCTCGTTAAAAGAACAAGATATTGACGAGTTTCAACTACAAACACTTCAACTAACGGATAAACATGGTTACATTGAAAACAAGAAAATTTTTGATTTGTTGCCTAACTTAATTTTAAATAAAATCATTAACAATAAAGTCATGATTAATAATAAAGAACTATCCTTTCTTCATGCAGGAAATAAGAAAGTTCTAAGTGAACCTGAAGCGCTATGCTATAAAAATAAGAGTGAAAAGATAAAAGACTATTACTCCATTTCATTACAGGCATCAATCCAAACGACTCCACACACAAGAGTGCCTTTAATACTATTTGAACCAAAAGTCACCAGGTGGGTTACAAGAAAAAGCATTCCTTCTAAACTGTTAAACAAAAGCAATACGACTGTCTATGTGAAATGTGGTGATAAGATATTATATCCACTAAGCATTGGTAGACCTAATAATTTTGTGAAAAAGCTTGATAGTAGAAAAAAAGCCATATGGGATCCTGTAAGTGAAAAAGTATTCTCAAACCACTTCATAGGCCTTCCACTACCGTCGGCAGAAGAATATCTTTATAAACCTATAGATTATATTGAAGGTAAGAAAAGAGTGAATCTATACACGAACCAAACACTAAGCATGGGTAAAGATTATTCGTTTGTGAAAACGGGATTGTCAATGAAGGACAAATACGAGATCTATAATGAAATTAAAAAATTAATAACTGGTTACGCTGAAGAGACGGAAGAATTCGAAAATACGAAGCATGGCCCTAATAAATATAAGAAAGACATTATAGGGAAAGAACCAAATCTAGTAAGACAAGCCATAGCAACTGCGATAGATAGCAAAGAGTTAAATATTGAAATCTACTATGACCAGTATAACGAAACCACACAAGCTATAATCTCTGTTTTGAAAAATGAGTTAGCACGAACCCTCGGCATGGAAGGTGAAACTCTTACATCTCCTGAATTAAACATAACAATTACTTGTCGTCAAACGCCGAGCATCTTACGATCACTTGAGGGTGCGAATTATATAATCAGACATGAAAACCGAATACAAGAGATAGCGTGCAGTCTAGATAAGAAGAATAAAGTAACAGCTTGCATCGTTATATTAGATTATAAAGATGAAGACGGAGAACTTGTCTTTGAAATGGCGGAAGATCCTAAAGCGGCAATCCGTGCGGGATTTGCTATTACTGGTCGTCTAACACAATTTATTACGCCCATAATTAACGATGAATTAGAACATAAAGCTAAAGCCGCTGTTTATGACTTATACAGGCAATTAGGGTATGTTGAAAAGTATCAAGGTACGAAGAAGAACGTTGCCATTGATTACAATACGCCGATAACAGGCATCCATGTTATTAACTTCAAAAGCACAATATATGGGTATCTTGACAAAACAATGGTTGCCATTACTATCAACCAAATAGATGGAAAAGTTTACGTGGAGTGCCCTGCGTTATGGGTTGGGACTAAATTATACTGGCAAGCGGCACTAGAATTCCAAAAGGTCATAACAGAAGAGGGAATAAAGAAGTTTAAAAGAACACGCATATTAGATGATATTAAAAGTAAAGTTTTCGAATTATTTAACTATAGTAAGGAACCTCACATTGTGGTCGTTAATAGCAACGGCACTACCAGAAACATATGGAAGTTATTAACTGATAGTGAACTTGCAATTGCGGAAAAACGCGCCCCTTACACAATCAACACAATATGGTTTAAAAGTAAAGATGAAGGAATTGATACAACAAGAAAAGAGAGTGGTTTGCGAATTATTCGTGTGCGAAATAATAATGAAGTTCCAGGCTACATATGTCCACGCAAACAAAATAACGAATACGAAAGTAAATCAGGTCTCTTCAAATACAATGGAGTATATTATGCAGTCGCACCAAGACCAGCAGATAAAGAGTATATTAGATCTTACAAATCGCACTCGAAATTAGACAAGCCGAATTATTGCTTTAAAGCGCCTGATATGATTGAACTATATCCAATACATCTTCAAGAAAGAGATATTGCAGATCACTGGATTTCGCTCGTTAATAATTACAGAGAAGCAGCCCATCAATACAAGGGAGCGCTCAAAGATCCACTACCGTTACATTTAGCAGCAAAACTAGAAGAATATTTAGGATAAAAACATATTAATGTGGAAGGAATTGGTTTAATGAGTACAGAATTACTATATAGCGCTAATTTAACAGGTGCCGCCTTCTTATTCTATGAATTCAAGCAAGTAATCAGGTTAAAGCAAGAAGGTCTCAATGATAAAGAGATAAAAGACAAAATAGTAACAGAAAATGTATTCCAATATGAGAAAACGTCAAGTCTACAGAGGATGATACCAACTCTTCTAAGACGTACCGAAGTAATTGATGATACGTTACGTACTATGGTCTTAGAAGACTCAATGGAAGTAGGCAAGGTTATTAACCTGTATGCAATTATGAAAACAGATCGTCTATATTACGAATTTATGGATGAAGTTATTAAGGAAAAGCTTCATGCAAATGACCACATACTTGAGAAGAAAGATATCAATGCTTACTTCACACACAAGGCAGAGCAAGACGAGAAGGTTGCGAGCTGGACAGACAAAACCAACAATAAACTGAAGCAAGTATTTATTAAGATACTGTTAGAAACAGGCATACTTAAAGATAAGCGGACGTGGGAACTGAATCGTATGCTTATAGATGAACAAGTCAAAGAACATTTGCGCCATATTGGAGATGAACAATACATTTCAGCAATGGGTGAATAGAGGTGAACACATGAGCAATCTTAATCGAAGATTGGACAAAGTCATTCCAAGGATTAAAGAAGATAAATTCGTACGAGGTCATGGATTAGGTAATGAAATTAGCTTTTATGTTTTTGATTACGAACCCGAGAAGGAACTAGTGGTCCGCAGTTATGTTGAACGTATAAAGAAAGAGTTCAGTCATGAAGGTTCGAATCGAAAGGTTATAGAGTTTGACCTTTATAAAATGCTGTTAGAAATAGCAAAAGAGCGTAATATTTTTGATCGGATTTTTGAAATGGAAGATAAACGAGGCAAAGAAGAACTATTTAAGGCGATGGCGAACTTTGCTAAACCTGATATTTTCCTAAGAAAAATTAAGGAACAGCTAGAAGATCATAACGTTGTGTTAATTACAGGCGTAGGAAAAGTATATCCGTTCGTTCGCTCTCACACCATCTTGAATAACTTACAAGAAGTAATCGATAAGAATCCAGTCATTATGTTTTTCCCTGGGAAGTACGACGGTCAATCGCTGCAATTGTTTGGCAAGTTTAAGGACGACAACTATTACAGAGCATTTCCATTAGTTAATTAGGTCAGGGGGGTCACCATGATTATCAAGGATATGTTTAAAAAGAGTATAGAACGTGATATTAGAGGAGTTATTAAGGTAGCACAAACAGATGAAGAACATATTCATCAAGAACTAGAAGAGTATGTTGTTACTAGAGAACTCAATAAACACCTATCAAAATTCTATGAGAACTACCAACGCGGCATCGATAGTGTAACTGACAAAATGGGTGTCTGGATAAGTGGCTTCTTCGGTAGTGGTAAATCCCATTTCTTGAAGATTCTAGCCTATTTATTAGAGAATAAGCATGTGAAAAACCAACAAGCTATCGACTATTTTAACGATAAAATTGAAGATCAACTGATTCTAGCAAACATGAAACGTACAGCCGGTGTAGAAACAGAAGTAATTCTATTTAACATTGACTCGAAAGCATCACTAGATAGCAAGTCAAAAGACGATGCTATTCTAAGAGTTTTTCTTAAAGTTTTCTATGAGCATCGCGGTTACTATGGAGATATCCCAGGAGTTGCCGAAATGGAAAAGTACTTAGATTCCAAAGGTGTTTATGATATCTATAAAGCGGAGTTCAAAACATTAACAGGTGAAGAATGGGTAGATCGTCGTAACACTTTCTATTTTGATGCTGATTATGTCATTGCCGCTCTTACGAAAGCAACAGATATGACGGAAGAATCAGCACGGAACTGGTTTGAGAACGGTGTTAATAATGTACTTTTCTTATCAATTACATACACCTCATTTCGTACTAGGTATGTCTTAATTAAGGTATATGTTCTATTGATTTTGTCCTATTACTGCTATGTAAGCTGAATTTTGTTTACTTTTTTTGTCATTTCATTTTCAGTGATAGTTTGTTCTATAAGGTTGAGCAAACTAGGTAAATCTATCAAGTGGATAGGTTTATCTGAAACATACTCAATGGCTGGCTTCGTGAAATATCCTGTTGTAATAAAATATCCACATGAAGCATTTGAATCAATAATTGCACTATGAAATTTCTGAATATCAGGTCTTGTTACTTTCGGAGAGTTATAACGCTTACACTCGACAAGTCTAATATCAGACCCCTTTATTAATATAACATCTTTTCCAGCATCACCAGTAGGAGGAGTCACAGTC from Desulfuribacillus stibiiarsenatis includes these protein-coding regions:
- a CDS encoding pPIWI_RE module domain-containing protein — encoded protein: MFKTIKPLAFRVRANLDVSLYVLKMPEQWVINFYGDFVDNTRNKRLLKTKQMEELFRALTPDILYVGDFYNNYTDNSWIISTSILDKKIIFNVVKSWASFVKYDLKSPDLIETFEEWESSLKEQDIDEFQLQTLQLTDKHGYIENKKIFDLLPNLILNKIINNKVMINNKELSFLHAGNKKVLSEPEALCYKNKSEKIKDYYSISLQASIQTTPHTRVPLILFEPKVTRWVTRKSIPSKLLNKSNTTVYVKCGDKILYPLSIGRPNNFVKKLDSRKKAIWDPVSEKVFSNHFIGLPLPSAEEYLYKPIDYIEGKKRVNLYTNQTLSMGKDYSFVKTGLSMKDKYEIYNEIKKLITGYAEETEEFENTKHGPNKYKKDIIGKEPNLVRQAIATAIDSKELNIEIYYDQYNETTQAIISVLKNELARTLGMEGETLTSPELNITITCRQTPSILRSLEGANYIIRHENRIQEIACSLDKKNKVTACIVILDYKDEDGELVFEMAEDPKAAIRAGFAITGRLTQFITPIINDELEHKAKAAVYDLYRQLGYVEKYQGTKKNVAIDYNTPITGIHVINFKSTIYGYLDKTMVAITINQIDGKVYVECPALWVGTKLYWQAALEFQKVITEEGIKKFKRTRILDDIKSKVFELFNYSKEPHIVVVNSNGTTRNIWKLLTDSELAIAEKRAPYTINTIWFKSKDEGIDTTRKESGLRIIRVRNNNEVPGYICPRKQNNEYESKSGLFKYNGVYYAVAPRPADKEYIRSYKSHSKLDKPNYCFKAPDMIELYPIHLQERDIADHWISLVNNYREAAHQYKGALKDPLPLHLAAKLEEYLG
- a CDS encoding DUF1819 family protein; this translates as MSTELLYSANLTGAAFLFYEFKQVIRLKQEGLNDKEIKDKIVTENVFQYEKTSSLQRMIPTLLRRTEVIDDTLRTMVLEDSMEVGKVINLYAIMKTDRLYYEFMDEVIKEKLHANDHILEKKDINAYFTHKAEQDEKVASWTDKTNNKLKQVFIKILLETGILKDKRTWELNRMLIDEQVKEHLRHIGDEQYISAMGE
- a CDS encoding DUF1788 domain-containing protein, which produces MSNLNRRLDKVIPRIKEDKFVRGHGLGNEISFYVFDYEPEKELVVRSYVERIKKEFSHEGSNRKVIEFDLYKMLLEIAKERNIFDRIFEMEDKRGKEELFKAMANFAKPDIFLRKIKEQLEDHNVVLITGVGKVYPFVRSHTILNNLQEVIDKNPVIMFFPGKYDGQSLQLFGKFKDDNYYRAFPLVN
- a CDS encoding DUF6079 family protein, which encodes MIIKDMFKKSIERDIRGVIKVAQTDEEHIHQELEEYVVTRELNKHLSKFYENYQRGIDSVTDKMGVWISGFFGSGKSHFLKILAYLLENKHVKNQQAIDYFNDKIEDQLILANMKRTAGVETEVILFNIDSKASLDSKSKDDAILRVFLKVFYEHRGYYGDIPGVAEMEKYLDSKGVYDIYKAEFKTLTGEEWVDRRNTFYFDADYVIAALTKATDMTEESARNWFENGVNNVLFLSITYTSFRTRYVLIKVYVLLILSYYCYVS